A window from Actimicrobium sp. CCC2.4 encodes these proteins:
- a CDS encoding UbiX family flavin prenyltransferase has product MTPAGTPRRLIIAITGATGSIYGVRLLQVLRDIGGIETHLMVSESGVLNLHHELDMDRKQVGALADVVHNVRDVGASIASGSFQSDGMIVAPCSMKTLASVAMGMSDNLITRAADVVLKERRRLILMVRETPFNLAHLRNMTSVTEMGGIIFPPLPGFYQRPASIAEMVDHTVGRVLDMVGVTHQMTPRWSGLKAHNA; this is encoded by the coding sequence GTGACGCCAGCAGGAACACCCAGAAGGCTGATCATCGCCATTACCGGAGCCACCGGATCGATCTATGGCGTGCGCCTGCTGCAGGTACTGCGCGACATCGGTGGCATCGAAACGCACCTGATGGTGTCCGAATCAGGCGTTCTGAACCTGCATCACGAACTCGACATGGACCGCAAGCAAGTTGGCGCATTGGCTGACGTGGTCCACAACGTGCGGGATGTCGGTGCCTCGATTGCGAGCGGATCGTTTCAGTCCGACGGCATGATCGTCGCGCCCTGTTCGATGAAGACGCTGGCCTCTGTGGCGATGGGGATGTCGGACAATCTGATCACGCGCGCCGCCGACGTGGTTCTGAAAGAGCGACGACGGCTGATCCTGATGGTCCGCGAGACACCTTTTAATCTTGCGCACCTGCGCAACATGACGTCGGTGACGGAAATGGGCGGCATCATCTTCCCGCCGCTGCCGGGTTTTTACCAGCGTCCGGCAAGCATCGCCGAGATGGTTGATCACACGGTAGGCCGGGTCCTCGACATGGTCGGTGTCACGCATCAGATGACGCCGCGCTGGAGCGGTTTGAAAGCTCACAACGCCTGA
- a CDS encoding cytochrome bc complex cytochrome b subunit, translated as MMAFHEKKLPANAPMADKALNWVDSRFPLTKLWNDQWGQYYAPKNFNWFYIFGSLAMLVLVMQIVTGIFLVMHYKPDANLAFASVEYIMRDVPWGWLVRYMHSTGASAFFIIIYLHMTRALLYGSYRKPRELIWLFGVAIFLCLMGEAFFGYLLPWGQMSYWGAQVIVNLFGAIPFIGPDLSLWIRGDYVVSDATLNRFFAFHVIAIPLVLLGLVVSHLIALHEVGSNNPDGIEVKDTLGPDGHPLDAIPSHPYYSVHDLFGVSIFLTIFSAVIFFAPEMGGYFLEYNNFLPADSLKTPPHIAPVWYFTPFYSVLRATTSQFLYAMMVAVAGYVALLILKSRLTGLAKAASAVIGLVAIASMFVLDAKFFGVVLMGASVLILAGMPWLDHSEVRSIRYRPTWHKYVYILFGISFLVLGYLGVLPPTDGRTLVSQICTFIYFGFFLLMPWWSAAGKFKPVPKRVTFHPH; from the coding sequence ATCATGGCGTTTCACGAGAAAAAACTGCCGGCCAATGCGCCTATGGCAGACAAGGCCCTGAACTGGGTCGATTCGCGCTTTCCGTTGACCAAGCTCTGGAACGATCAATGGGGCCAGTACTACGCGCCGAAAAACTTCAACTGGTTCTACATCTTCGGTTCGCTGGCAATGCTGGTGCTGGTGATGCAGATCGTGACCGGTATCTTCCTGGTCATGCACTACAAACCGGATGCCAATCTGGCCTTCGCCTCCGTTGAATACATCATGCGCGACGTCCCATGGGGCTGGCTGGTGCGCTACATGCACTCAACCGGCGCCTCCGCGTTCTTCATCATCATCTATTTGCACATGACCCGTGCATTGCTGTACGGCTCGTATCGCAAGCCGCGCGAGTTGATCTGGCTGTTTGGCGTGGCAATCTTTTTGTGCTTGATGGGCGAGGCCTTCTTTGGCTATTTGCTGCCTTGGGGCCAGATGTCATATTGGGGCGCCCAGGTTATCGTTAACTTGTTCGGCGCGATTCCTTTCATCGGTCCGGACTTGTCCCTGTGGATCCGCGGTGACTATGTAGTGTCCGACGCGACGTTGAACCGCTTCTTCGCGTTTCACGTGATCGCCATTCCACTTGTGCTGCTCGGCCTGGTTGTGTCGCATCTGATCGCGTTGCATGAAGTCGGTTCGAATAATCCTGACGGAATTGAAGTCAAGGACACATTGGGCCCCGATGGCCACCCGCTCGATGCCATTCCTTCGCATCCCTACTACTCGGTTCACGATTTGTTCGGCGTATCGATTTTCTTGACGATTTTCAGCGCAGTGATTTTCTTTGCTCCTGAAATGGGTGGTTATTTCCTTGAGTACAACAACTTCCTGCCTGCTGACTCGCTCAAGACGCCTCCGCACATTGCGCCGGTCTGGTATTTCACGCCGTTTTACTCGGTGCTGCGGGCAACGACGTCGCAGTTCCTTTACGCCATGATGGTGGCGGTGGCAGGCTATGTCGCGCTACTGATCCTGAAGTCGCGTCTGACCGGATTGGCCAAGGCGGCATCGGCAGTCATTGGACTGGTGGCAATTGCTTCGATGTTTGTGCTTGATGCCAAGTTCTTCGGTGTGGTGCTGATGGGTGCTTCGGTACTCATACTGGCTGGTATGCCGTGGCTGGATCATTCCGAAGTCAGGTCGATTCGCTATCGTCCAACCTGGCACAAATATGTGTACATTCTTTTCGGAATTTCATTCCTGGTCCTTGGTTACCTTGGCGTATTGCCACCAACGGACGGCCGGACGCTGGTATCGCAGATATGCACCTTCATCTACTTTGGCTTCTTCCTCCTGATGCCTTGGTGGAGTGCCGCCGGAAAATTCAAGCCCGTGCCGAAACGTGTCACGTTCCACCCGCACTAA
- a CDS encoding ClpXP protease specificity-enhancing factor, with product MSEPSTKPYLLRAIYEWCTDNGYTPYLAVLVDASTKVPMQFVKNGEIVLNISFDATSALKMDNDLVRFSARFGGVSRDISVPVDNIIAIYARENGQGMAFEVSRLPARDDDTVTEPGDSHNGPATDPVSTGPTLTSVPSASQENGSDGEDPQPPKKGGRPTLTRIK from the coding sequence ATGTCCGAACCCTCTACCAAGCCCTACCTGCTACGTGCCATCTACGAATGGTGCACCGACAACGGGTACACGCCTTATCTGGCTGTGCTGGTTGATGCCAGTACCAAGGTGCCAATGCAGTTCGTCAAGAATGGCGAGATCGTTCTCAACATTAGTTTCGATGCGACCAGCGCGCTGAAGATGGACAATGACCTGGTCCGCTTCAGTGCCCGTTTTGGCGGCGTGTCGCGGGATATTTCGGTCCCTGTTGATAACATTATTGCGATCTACGCCCGTGAAAACGGACAGGGTATGGCGTTTGAAGTGTCGCGCTTGCCAGCCCGGGACGACGACACAGTCACCGAGCCAGGCGATAGCCATAACGGTCCTGCGACCGATCCGGTGAGCACCGGTCCGACGTTGACGTCGGTGCCTTCAGCTTCTCAGGAAAACGGCAGTGACGGTGAGGATCCACAACCGCCAAAAAAAGGCGGTCGTCCGACCCTCACGCGCATTAAATAA
- a CDS encoding disulfide bond formation protein B → MKNAKPVLLLVALACLALLGVALYLQVVERMQPCPLCIIQRYAFAAVALICLVFVVLPRGTSAIGAGFAALVALAGAGTAGWHLWVKAHPEISCGIDPLETALNTLAPANWLPLVFKADGFCSTPYAPILGLSIPQWSLVWFVGFVLILGRVALKRGR, encoded by the coding sequence ATGAAAAATGCCAAACCCGTCCTGTTACTTGTCGCGCTAGCCTGCCTCGCGCTGCTCGGTGTCGCGCTCTATCTACAAGTCGTGGAGCGTATGCAACCCTGTCCGTTATGCATCATCCAACGCTATGCCTTCGCCGCAGTCGCGCTGATCTGCCTGGTGTTTGTCGTCCTGCCACGCGGCACCAGCGCTATCGGTGCGGGCTTCGCGGCGCTGGTAGCGCTGGCCGGTGCCGGCACGGCAGGCTGGCATCTGTGGGTCAAGGCCCATCCGGAAATCTCGTGCGGCATCGATCCGCTTGAAACCGCGCTCAACACGCTGGCACCGGCGAACTGGCTGCCGCTGGTCTTCAAGGCCGACGGGTTTTGTAGTACGCCGTATGCCCCGATACTCGGGCTGTCGATCCCGCAATGGTCGCTGGTCTGGTTTGTCGGCTTCGTGCTGATCCTGGGCCGGGTTGCCCTCAAGCGCGGTCGCTAG
- a CDS encoding Tex family protein — protein MLPSIEQRLALELVARPAQVAAAIALLDEGATVPFIARYRKEATGGLDDIQLRLLEERLRYLRELEARRSAIVSAIEEQNKMTPALRDMILHAEDKTRLEDLYLPFKLKRRTKAQIAAEAGLTELADALLADPQLDPEVTAAAYLKPAFSTDSGDNPGVADTKAALDGARQILMERFAEDATLLQALREYLTEHGIVESKVIDGQQDAGAKFADYFDYSETLGTIPSHRALALFRGRREEMLTVLLRLDTEPEKPKWDAPHNPCEGRIAARFGVRHQNRPADKWLADTVRWAWRVKVFMHLETELMTGLRERAEVEAINVFALNLKALLLAAPAGQHATMGLDPGLRTGVKVAVVDATGKVVDTSTIYPHQPRNDWDGSLHTLAQLAEKHKVTLISIGNGTASRETDKLAQDLIKLRPELKMTKIVVSEAGASVYSASEFASRELPDMDVSIRGAVSIARRLQDPLAELVKIDPKSIGVGQYQHDVGQTQLARSLDAVVEDCVNAVGVDVNTASAPLLARVSGLSSSVAQSIVTYRDLKGAFTSRAALRDVPRLGDKTFEQAAGFLRVTGGDNPLDASAVHPESYALVQKILADIQKDVKAVIGDERLLKSLNPARYADDTFGVPTITDILKELEKPGRDPRPEFTTATFKEGVEALRDLRPDMILEGVVTNVAAFGAFVDIGVHQDGLVHISALSNTFVKDPHSVVKAGQVVRVKVLEVDEKRKRIALTMRLTDSAPVAGAKVEQRADRNDAKRLSQHQHQQMQQTRQPDAGNAMAAAFAKLKS, from the coding sequence ATGCTGCCATCCATCGAACAACGCCTCGCCCTTGAACTAGTTGCCCGTCCGGCCCAGGTCGCCGCGGCCATTGCCCTGCTCGACGAAGGTGCGACCGTGCCGTTCATCGCCCGTTATCGCAAAGAAGCCACCGGCGGTCTCGACGATATCCAGTTGCGTCTGCTCGAGGAGCGCCTGCGCTATCTGCGTGAACTTGAAGCGCGTCGCAGCGCCATCGTCAGCGCCATCGAAGAACAGAACAAAATGACGCCGGCGCTGCGCGACATGATCCTGCACGCCGAAGACAAGACCCGGCTCGAAGACCTGTACCTGCCGTTCAAGCTCAAGCGCCGCACCAAGGCGCAGATCGCCGCCGAAGCCGGCCTGACCGAACTGGCCGACGCCCTGCTGGCGGACCCGCAGCTGGATCCGGAAGTCACTGCCGCGGCGTATCTGAAGCCGGCTTTCAGCACCGACAGCGGCGACAATCCGGGCGTCGCCGATACCAAGGCCGCGCTCGACGGCGCACGCCAGATTCTGATGGAACGCTTTGCCGAAGACGCGACCTTGCTGCAGGCGCTGCGCGAATACCTGACCGAACACGGCATCGTTGAATCGAAAGTCATTGACGGCCAGCAGGATGCCGGCGCCAAGTTCGCCGACTATTTTGACTACTCGGAAACGCTGGGAACGATCCCGTCGCACCGCGCGCTGGCGCTGTTCCGTGGCCGTCGCGAAGAAATGCTGACGGTTCTGCTGCGCCTTGATACCGAGCCGGAGAAACCGAAATGGGATGCTCCGCACAATCCCTGCGAAGGCCGTATCGCAGCGCGCTTCGGCGTGCGCCATCAGAACCGGCCTGCCGACAAATGGCTGGCCGACACCGTGCGCTGGGCCTGGCGTGTGAAGGTCTTCATGCATCTGGAAACCGAGCTGATGACCGGCCTGCGCGAGCGCGCCGAAGTCGAGGCGATTAACGTTTTTGCACTCAATTTGAAAGCGCTGTTGCTGGCCGCTCCGGCCGGTCAGCACGCCACGATGGGACTCGATCCGGGCTTGCGGACCGGCGTGAAGGTCGCCGTCGTCGATGCCACCGGCAAGGTCGTCGATACCAGTACGATTTATCCGCACCAGCCGCGCAATGACTGGGATGGTTCGCTGCACACGCTGGCGCAACTGGCAGAGAAACACAAGGTCACGCTGATTTCGATCGGTAACGGTACTGCCTCGCGCGAAACCGACAAGCTTGCACAGGACTTGATCAAGCTGCGCCCGGAACTGAAGATGACCAAGATCGTGGTGTCGGAAGCCGGCGCGTCGGTGTATTCGGCGTCGGAGTTTGCCTCGCGTGAATTGCCGGATATGGATGTCTCGATTCGCGGTGCCGTGTCGATTGCACGGCGCTTGCAGGACCCGCTGGCGGAACTCGTCAAGATCGATCCGAAGTCGATTGGCGTCGGCCAGTACCAGCATGATGTCGGCCAGACCCAGCTGGCACGCTCGCTCGATGCGGTGGTCGAGGATTGCGTCAATGCCGTTGGCGTCGATGTCAACACAGCCTCAGCACCACTGCTGGCGAGGGTGTCGGGGTTGAGCAGCAGCGTCGCACAAAGCATCGTCACTTACCGCGACCTGAAGGGTGCCTTCACATCGCGTGCGGCATTGCGCGACGTACCCCGCCTTGGCGACAAGACCTTCGAACAGGCCGCCGGATTCCTGCGCGTGACGGGCGGCGACAATCCGCTGGATGCGTCAGCCGTCCATCCGGAATCCTATGCGCTGGTGCAAAAAATTCTGGCCGATATCCAGAAGGATGTGAAGGCAGTGATTGGTGACGAGCGCTTGCTGAAGTCCCTCAATCCGGCGCGCTATGCCGATGACACGTTCGGGGTCCCGACGATCACCGACATCCTGAAGGAACTCGAAAAACCGGGCCGCGATCCACGTCCGGAATTCACTACGGCGACCTTCAAGGAGGGTGTTGAAGCGTTGCGGGATTTGCGTCCCGACATGATCCTCGAGGGCGTCGTCACCAACGTTGCCGCATTCGGTGCGTTCGTCGATATCGGCGTGCATCAGGATGGCTTGGTCCACATCTCGGCGCTGTCGAACACCTTTGTGAAAGATCCGCATAGCGTGGTCAAGGCAGGCCAGGTGGTGCGCGTGAAAGTGCTGGAAGTGGACGAAAAACGCAAGCGCATTGCGCTGACCATGCGCCTGACTGATAGTGCGCCAGTGGCAGGTGCCAAGGTCGAACAGCGCGCCGACCGCAACGATGCGAAGCGACTCTCGCAGCATCAGCATCAGCAGATGCAGCAGACCCGCCAGCCCGACGCCGGCAATGCGATGGCAGCGGCCTTTGCCAAACTCAAATCCTGA
- the prmC gene encoding peptide chain release factor N(5)-glutamine methyltransferase: MPLIVAGETIEAALRQAAPILAERRILLGHALGLTRIALITGNEQVLTSAQAQRVSTLFARRIAGEPIAYLVGSREFYGLRFEVTPAVLIPRPETELLVELAIDRLPRQGRVLDMGTGSGAIAVALAYSRRDAAVSAIDLSDGALAVARRNAAHHAVQVHLQRSDWYAALDGQCFDMIVANPPYIVDGDHHLSEGDLRFEPVDALTDHADGLSALRQIISGATAALAPAGWLLMEHGYDQAAAVCALLDAARFTDVQSWPDLAGIARVSGGRRCSTAP; encoded by the coding sequence ATGCCACTGATCGTCGCCGGCGAGACCATCGAAGCCGCGCTGCGTCAGGCGGCACCGATTCTGGCGGAACGTCGCATCCTGCTGGGCCATGCACTCGGCCTGACGCGCATCGCACTCATCACCGGCAATGAACAGGTGCTGACATCGGCCCAGGCGCAACGGGTCTCGACGCTGTTTGCCCGCCGCATTGCCGGCGAGCCGATTGCTTATCTGGTCGGCAGCCGAGAGTTCTACGGCTTGCGCTTCGAGGTCACGCCGGCAGTGCTGATCCCGCGTCCGGAAACCGAGTTACTGGTCGAGCTGGCGATTGATCGCCTGCCACGCCAGGGTCGCGTGCTCGACATGGGAACCGGGTCCGGTGCCATCGCCGTGGCGCTCGCCTACAGCCGGCGCGATGCTGCCGTCAGCGCCATCGACCTCAGTGATGGCGCGCTCGCCGTAGCCCGCCGCAACGCCGCCCACCATGCCGTCCAGGTGCACCTGCAACGCAGCGACTGGTACGCGGCACTCGACGGCCAGTGCTTCGACATGATCGTGGCTAATCCTCCGTATATCGTCGACGGCGATCATCACCTGTCCGAAGGCGACTTGCGCTTCGAACCGGTCGATGCGCTGACCGATCATGCTGATGGACTGAGTGCGCTACGCCAGATCATCAGCGGCGCAACGGCGGCCCTCGCGCCGGCCGGCTGGCTGTTGATGGAACACGGTTACGACCAGGCCGCGGCGGTCTGTGCGCTGCTCGACGCCGCCCGATTCACTGATGTGCAGAGCTGGCCCGACCTGGCCGGCATTGCCCGTGTCAGCGGCGGACGCCGATGCAGTACCGCGCCGTAG
- a CDS encoding glutathione S-transferase N-terminal domain-containing protein — MMVLYSGTTCPFSQRCRLVLFEKGMDFEVRDVDLFNKPEDISTMNPYGQVPILVERDLILYESNIINEYIDERFPHPQLMPADPLMRARARLMLFNFEKELFVHVHTLENDKSKGAEKLQEKARQEIRDRLTTLAPLFLKNKYMLGDEFSMLDVAVAPLLWRLDHYGIELSKTAAPLMKYAERIFSRPAYIEALTPSEKVMRR; from the coding sequence ATGATGGTTCTCTATTCGGGCACCACTTGCCCGTTTTCACAACGCTGCCGCCTGGTCCTGTTTGAAAAAGGCATGGATTTCGAAGTGCGCGACGTCGACTTGTTCAACAAGCCGGAAGATATTTCGACCATGAATCCCTATGGTCAGGTACCGATTCTGGTTGAGCGCGATCTCATCCTGTACGAATCGAACATCATCAACGAATACATCGATGAGCGCTTCCCGCATCCGCAATTGATGCCGGCTGATCCGCTGATGCGTGCCCGTGCACGGTTGATGCTGTTCAATTTCGAAAAAGAACTGTTTGTTCACGTGCATACGCTTGAAAACGACAAGTCCAAGGGTGCCGAGAAATTACAGGAAAAAGCCCGCCAGGAAATTCGCGATCGCTTGACCACGCTGGCACCGCTGTTCCTGAAAAACAAATACATGCTGGGCGATGAGTTCTCGATGCTCGATGTTGCTGTTGCGCCGCTACTTTGGCGTTTGGATCACTATGGCATCGAGCTGTCGAAAACGGCTGCGCCATTGATGAAATACGCCGAGCGGATTTTTTCGCGTCCTGCCTATATCGAAGCTCTGACCCCATCCGAAAAAGTGATGCGTCGCTGA
- a CDS encoding cytochrome c1, producing the protein MKLFKKLILVLAFVPALALANEGGPKLDRAPDHSTDLSSLQHGAKLFVNYCLNCHAAASMRYNRMRDIGLSEDQIKANLLFATDKVGDLMKVSMAPKDSKEWFGVVPPDLSVMARAKSSGAGSGEDYLYTYLRTFYKDESRPTGWNNLAYPNTAMPHVLWELQGTRAAKYVEIKDPHDESKIEHQFAGFTQLKPGKMSAIEYDQAIGDLVGFMSWMGEPAQNQRRRLGVIVLLFMSVFVVIVWRLNASFWKEVK; encoded by the coding sequence ATGAAACTGTTTAAAAAATTGATATTGGTGTTGGCATTCGTGCCGGCACTGGCTCTGGCGAATGAAGGCGGTCCGAAGCTGGACCGTGCGCCGGACCACTCTACTGACCTGAGTTCGCTGCAGCATGGTGCCAAACTGTTTGTTAACTATTGTCTGAACTGCCATGCGGCAGCGTCAATGCGCTACAACAGGATGCGCGACATCGGCTTGAGCGAAGATCAAATCAAGGCCAACCTGCTGTTCGCCACCGACAAGGTCGGCGATCTGATGAAGGTGTCGATGGCACCGAAGGATTCCAAAGAATGGTTTGGCGTGGTACCACCTGACTTGTCAGTCATGGCGCGGGCGAAGTCTTCCGGTGCGGGCTCAGGGGAGGACTATCTGTACACCTACTTGCGCACGTTCTACAAGGACGAGAGCCGGCCAACAGGTTGGAACAACCTGGCATATCCGAACACCGCGATGCCGCATGTATTGTGGGAACTTCAAGGCACCCGCGCGGCCAAATACGTCGAGATCAAAGATCCGCATGATGAGTCGAAAATTGAGCATCAGTTTGCCGGTTTCACGCAACTCAAACCGGGCAAGATGAGCGCCATCGAATACGACCAGGCTATCGGTGATCTGGTTGGTTTCATGAGCTGGATGGGCGAGCCGGCACAAAATCAGCGCCGTCGCCTCGGGGTTATCGTTCTGCTGTTCATGAGTGTGTTCGTCGTCATCGTCTGGCGTCTGAATGCGTCGTTCTGGAAAGAAGTCAAGTAA
- the prfA gene encoding peptide chain release factor 1: MKPSMLVKLDQLADRLGELNELLTQEDLASDMDNYRKLTREHAELGPLVALYDSFRVAEADIATAHDMLADPDMKDFAQEEILAARARTGQIEADLQTMLLPKDPNDERNLFLEIRAGTGGDESALFAGDLLRMYTRYAERNRWQVEMVSESSSDVGGYKEVIVRVIGNGAYSRLKFESGGHRVQRVPTTETQGRIHTSACTVAVMPEVDEISDVDINPSDLRIDTYRASGAGGQHINKTDSAVRITHLPTGIVVECQDDRSQHKNKASALKVLAARIKDAQVREQQSKEAATRKSLIGSGDRSERIRTYNFPQGRMTDHRINLTLYKLDFIMDGDLSDLTGALAAEHQAELLAALGDDN; the protein is encoded by the coding sequence ATGAAACCATCGATGCTCGTCAAACTTGATCAGCTGGCCGACCGGCTGGGTGAACTCAATGAGCTGCTCACGCAAGAAGACCTGGCTTCGGACATGGACAACTATCGCAAGCTGACCCGCGAGCATGCCGAACTCGGCCCGCTGGTGGCGCTGTATGACAGTTTCCGTGTGGCCGAAGCCGACATCGCGACCGCGCACGACATGCTGGCCGATCCCGACATGAAGGATTTCGCGCAAGAAGAAATCCTCGCTGCGCGCGCCCGCACCGGACAGATCGAAGCCGACCTGCAAACCATGCTGCTGCCGAAAGACCCGAACGACGAGCGCAACCTGTTCCTCGAAATCCGCGCCGGTACCGGTGGCGATGAATCGGCGCTATTTGCCGGTGACCTGCTGCGCATGTACACACGCTATGCCGAACGCAATCGCTGGCAGGTCGAGATGGTATCGGAATCGAGTTCGGATGTCGGCGGCTACAAGGAAGTCATCGTGCGGGTCATCGGCAACGGTGCCTATTCGCGCCTGAAGTTCGAGTCCGGCGGCCATCGCGTTCAGCGGGTGCCGACCACCGAAACGCAGGGTCGCATTCATACCTCGGCCTGTACCGTGGCAGTGATGCCGGAAGTCGACGAGATCAGCGATGTCGATATCAATCCGTCCGACCTGCGCATCGATACCTATCGCGCCTCCGGTGCCGGTGGCCAGCACATCAACAAGACCGATTCGGCTGTGCGCATCACCCATCTGCCAACCGGCATCGTGGTCGAATGCCAGGACGACCGCAGCCAGCACAAGAACAAGGCCTCGGCCCTGAAAGTGCTGGCGGCGCGAATCAAGGATGCACAGGTGCGCGAGCAGCAATCGAAAGAAGCGGCTACCCGCAAGTCGCTCATCGGCTCAGGCGACCGCAGCGAGCGCATCCGCACGTATAATTTCCCGCAAGGTCGCATGACCGACCATCGTATCAACCTGACGCTGTACAAGCTCGACTTCATCATGGACGGTGATCTCAGTGACCTCACCGGTGCGCTGGCGGCGGAACACCAGGCTGAATTGCTGGCGGCGCTGGGTGACGACAATTGA
- the mscL gene encoding large conductance mechanosensitive channel protein MscL, with protein MGMMQEFKTFATKGNVMDLAVGVIIGAAFAKIVDSVVQDLIMPIVSTIFGGLDFANYYIPLNGQGMQLSLSEAKKAGAVLAYGNFLTISINFLILAFIIFQMIRLVNAARRKQPAPAPAPTVTPEDVLLLREIRDALRK; from the coding sequence ATGGGCATGATGCAAGAATTCAAAACATTCGCCACCAAGGGCAACGTCATGGACCTCGCGGTCGGGGTCATTATCGGCGCGGCATTTGCCAAAATTGTGGATTCCGTCGTGCAGGACTTAATCATGCCGATTGTCAGCACGATTTTTGGCGGTCTCGATTTCGCGAATTACTACATTCCGCTGAACGGTCAGGGAATGCAGTTATCATTGTCCGAGGCAAAAAAGGCAGGTGCAGTGCTTGCCTACGGAAACTTCCTTACCATATCGATCAATTTTCTGATTCTGGCTTTTATCATTTTTCAGATGATCCGACTGGTAAATGCCGCCCGACGCAAGCAGCCTGCACCGGCACCGGCGCCTACCGTCACACCCGAAGATGTACTTTTATTACGGGAAATCCGCGATGCCTTGCGCAAATAA
- the petA gene encoding ubiquinol-cytochrome c reductase iron-sulfur subunit yields the protein MSNEKQVDSGRRGLLVATCAAGGVAGLATAGALVSTFAPSERAKAAGASVEVDISSLVAGEMKTVEWRGKPVWILKRTPDMMASLKDTKNDNELADPHSERNKDELTPEYARNEFRSIKPTILVAVGICSHLGCSPGTKFQPGPQPSLPNDWEGGFLCPCHGSTFDLAGRVYKNKPAPDNLQVPRHMFVGDGKIVIGKDEKGEA from the coding sequence ATGAGTAACGAAAAGCAGGTCGATTCCGGTCGACGTGGTTTGCTCGTCGCGACGTGCGCGGCAGGTGGGGTAGCAGGATTGGCAACCGCAGGAGCACTGGTTTCTACATTTGCACCGTCCGAGCGGGCTAAAGCCGCCGGGGCATCGGTGGAAGTCGATATTTCCAGCCTGGTGGCTGGCGAGATGAAGACAGTGGAATGGCGCGGCAAGCCGGTATGGATTCTGAAGCGTACTCCAGACATGATGGCGTCGCTGAAAGATACGAAAAACGACAATGAACTGGCCGATCCTCACTCCGAGCGTAACAAGGATGAGCTGACCCCGGAATATGCGCGCAATGAATTCCGGTCCATCAAGCCAACCATACTGGTTGCCGTCGGCATTTGCTCCCATCTGGGCTGCTCGCCGGGAACCAAGTTCCAGCCAGGTCCGCAGCCGTCGTTACCCAATGACTGGGAAGGTGGTTTCTTATGTCCCTGCCACGGTTCGACCTTCGACCTCGCAGGGCGTGTCTACAAGAACAAACCCGCACCTGACAATCTCCAGGTGCCGCGTCACATGTTTGTTGGCGATGGCAAGATTGTTATCGGCAAAGACGAGAAAGGCGAGGCGTAA
- the grxD gene encoding Grx4 family monothiol glutaredoxin: MSDVKTWIQETVTQNPVVLFMKGTAQFPQCGFSGRAIQLLKSSGVENIVTINVLDDADVRQGIKDYSNWPTVPQLYVKGEFVGGTDIMNEMFESGELQTLLKA; this comes from the coding sequence ATGAGCGACGTTAAAACCTGGATTCAAGAGACCGTGACGCAAAACCCGGTCGTACTATTCATGAAGGGCACTGCCCAATTTCCGCAATGCGGTTTTTCGGGTCGCGCGATTCAGCTGCTGAAATCAAGCGGTGTCGAGAACATCGTCACGATCAATGTGCTGGACGACGCTGATGTCCGTCAGGGTATCAAGGACTATTCAAACTGGCCGACCGTGCCGCAGCTGTACGTCAAGGGCGAGTTCGTTGGTGGTACAGACATCATGAACGAGATGTTTGAATCCGGCGAACTGCAAACTCTACTCAAGGCCTGA